Below is a genomic region from Mesorhizobium sp..
GGTCATGCGGAAATCGAACAAGGTCATCGTCAGCTGCGCCGTCACAGGCTCGATCCACACGCCGACGATGACGCCCTATCTCCCCGTCACCGCGGATCAGATCGCCAGCGAGGCGATCGCGGCGGCTGAGGCGGGCGCCGCGATCCTCCACCTGCATGCGCGCAATCCGTTGGATGGATCGCCGAGCCAGGATCCCGAGCACTACAAGTTGTTCCTTCCGCGCATCAAGCAGAACTGCAATGCGGTGGTGAACATCACCACAGGCGGCGGCCTCGGCATGACGCTCGACCAGCGGCTGGCGGCGGCGATGTGGGCGAAGCCCGAGGTCGCGTCGATGAACATGGGCAGCCTGAACTTCAACATTTCTGGCGCAGCGGCAAAGATCAAAGACTTCAAGGAGGAGTGGGAGCGTCCCTACCTCGAGCGAACCAGGGACTTCATTCTCTCCAACACCTTTACTCAGATCGAGCGAGGCATTTCCGAACTGTCCGCAAACGGCACCCGCTTCGAGTTCGAGTGCTACGATATCGGCCATCTCTACAACCTGGCGCATTTCGTCGACCGGGGCCTGGTCAAAGGACCCTTCTTCGTCCAGGGCGTGTTCGGCATCCTCGGCGGCATCGCGCCCGAGATCGAGCATCTCATGCACATGCGCGACACGGCCGACCGGCTGTTCGGAGACGACTATTATTTCTCGTGCCT
It encodes:
- a CDS encoding 3-keto-5-aminohexanoate cleavage protein, producing MRKSNKVIVSCAVTGSIHTPTMTPYLPVTADQIASEAIAAAEAGAAILHLHARNPLDGSPSQDPEHYKLFLPRIKQNCNAVVNITTGGGLGMTLDQRLAAAMWAKPEVASMNMGSLNFNISGAAAKIKDFKEEWERPYLERTRDFILSNTFTQIERGISELSANGTRFEFECYDIGHLYNLAHFVDRGLVKGPFFVQGVFGILGGIAPEIEHLMHMRDTADRLFGDDYYFSCLGAGRHQMPFATVNAIKGGHVRVGLEDSIYIGKGELAKSNAEQVAKIVRILKELSIDVATPDEARAMLGLKGADNVGF